One Tamlana carrageenivorans genomic region harbors:
- a CDS encoding BadF/BadG/BcrA/BcrD ATPase family protein has product MILIVDSGSTKSDWIAVDNNGNQLFEKIRTKGLNPAILPEKKLFKIIKSSKELKKNKDQVTHIFFYGAGCGTENPKRLLKGVLQEIFVNAQIDVNEDTLAAVYSTINTPTEAAVVCIMGTGSNCSYYDGEKLHQRVNSLGYILMDDASGNYYGKQLIRDYYFNHMPVTVKHAFETKFNLESDYIKYNVYKQPNANAYLANFAEFMFLNKDSEYIINLIKDGIRLFAKNMIMQYEEELKTVPVHFAGSIAFFAQNEIKEVAEEMGFKVGNFQRRPIEGLIPYHTKDL; this is encoded by the coding sequence ATGATTTTAATTGTTGATAGTGGTTCTACTAAATCGGATTGGATTGCCGTAGATAATAATGGAAACCAATTGTTTGAAAAAATTCGTACTAAAGGGCTCAATCCTGCCATACTACCCGAAAAGAAGCTGTTTAAAATTATTAAAAGCAGTAAAGAGCTAAAAAAGAACAAAGATCAAGTAACCCATATATTTTTTTATGGAGCAGGTTGCGGAACCGAAAATCCGAAACGTTTATTAAAAGGAGTATTACAAGAAATTTTTGTGAATGCACAAATTGATGTAAATGAAGACACTCTAGCTGCGGTATATTCTACAATTAATACGCCAACTGAAGCTGCTGTAGTTTGTATTATGGGTACTGGTTCTAATTGTAGTTATTACGACGGTGAAAAATTGCACCAACGTGTAAATTCTTTAGGTTACATTTTAATGGATGACGCTTCAGGAAACTACTACGGTAAACAATTGATTAGAGATTATTACTTTAATCATATGCCTGTTACTGTGAAACACGCTTTTGAAACCAAATTTAATCTTGAGTCCGATTACATTAAATACAATGTATATAAGCAACCGAATGCTAATGCCTATTTAGCAAATTTTGCTGAATTTATGTTTTTAAATAAAGATTCAGAATACATCATTAATTTAATAAAAGATGGTATTCGCCTCTTTGCTAAAAATATGATCATGCAATATGAAGAAGAGCTTAAAACCGTTCCCGTGCATTTTGCTGGATCAATTGCCTTTTTTGCACAAAATGAAATTAAAGAAGTAGCAGAAGAAATGGGCTTTAAGGTTGGTAATTTTCAACGTAGACCTATTGAAGGCTTAATACCGTACCATACTAAAGACCTTTAG
- a CDS encoding ATP-binding cassette domain-containing protein, whose product MFKNHVALYISNNEDKKRIVESIQTGTLFENLVGLKTLLFSELTLDKFIKEELQYDQFNIETIHKNKLSQASGGERKKALLKYLISQNPECLIVDNVFDSLDSASQKAIALQLETLSDNTIIIQVLTRKHQLLPFILNLYQFHNNTFKKVERLETQVSYKFLLDKLPQPEHEFDTDFKSLVKFNKVSIQYGERPIVRNITWEIKPGDFWQLIGPNGAGKSTLITLITGDNPKAYGQDLVLFGRQKGSGESVWDIKNNIGHYSAEILRGFRRLDSVEKMMLSGFYDSIGLYKFPTERQKFIAHDWLKMLGLFELRDKDFLSLSVGHQRLVLIARAMVKHPPLLILDEPTNGLDDADAVIFSELVNKIASESKTAILYVSHQKEASILRPDFIYELTPSTLGSQGKVVHV is encoded by the coding sequence ATGTTTAAAAATCATGTGGCGCTTTACATCTCTAACAATGAAGATAAAAAGCGTATTGTTGAAAGCATACAAACTGGTACTTTATTTGAAAACTTAGTAGGATTAAAAACGTTGCTTTTTTCTGAGTTGACTCTTGATAAGTTTATTAAAGAGGAATTACAATATGATCAATTTAATATAGAAACCATTCATAAAAATAAATTATCTCAGGCATCTGGAGGTGAAAGAAAAAAAGCGCTTCTTAAGTACCTCATTTCACAAAACCCAGAATGCCTTATTGTAGATAACGTATTTGATAGTTTAGATAGCGCTTCACAAAAAGCAATAGCCTTACAATTAGAGACTTTAAGTGATAACACGATAATCATTCAGGTATTAACGCGTAAACATCAGCTTTTGCCGTTTATTTTAAATCTGTATCAGTTTCATAACAATACATTCAAAAAAGTTGAGCGGTTAGAAACGCAGGTTTCTTATAAGTTCTTATTAGATAAATTACCTCAGCCAGAGCATGAATTTGACACTGATTTTAAAAGTCTTGTCAAATTTAATAAGGTGAGTATTCAATATGGTGAACGCCCCATTGTGAGAAACATTACTTGGGAAATTAAACCAGGGGATTTTTGGCAACTTATCGGTCCTAATGGTGCAGGGAAAAGCACTCTAATTACTTTAATTACGGGAGACAACCCTAAAGCCTACGGACAAGATTTGGTTTTGTTTGGTAGACAGAAGGGTAGTGGAGAAAGCGTCTGGGATATTAAAAATAATATTGGTCATTATTCTGCAGAGATTTTACGCGGATTCCGTAGGTTGGACTCTGTTGAGAAAATGATGCTTTCAGGGTTTTATGATTCTATTGGACTGTATAAATTCCCAACCGAAAGACAAAAGTTTATTGCTCATGATTGGCTTAAAATGTTAGGCTTATTTGAGCTTAGAGATAAAGATTTTTTGTCTTTGTCGGTAGGTCATCAGCGCTTGGTTTTAATAGCACGTGCCATGGTTAAACATCCTCCGCTATTAATTCTAGACGAGCCTACCAATGGTTTAGATGATGCAGATGCTGTAATCTTCTCAGAATTGGTTAATAAAATTGCATCCGAAAGTAAAACAGCCATATTGTATGTTTCCCATCAAAAGGAAGCATCAATACTACGTCCAGATTTTATTTATGAATTAACCCCAAGCACATTGGGATCTCAAGGAAAAGTGGTACACGTTTAA
- a CDS encoding GMP reductase — protein MRIEYDIKLGFKDVMIRPKRSTLKSRSEVSLEREFKFLHSPLTWSGIPIISANMDTVGTFEMAKALSEKKVFTAIHKHYSIEDWNSFLESAPESIEDYIAVSTGTSENDTEKLTRIFELHPHLKFICIDVANGYSEHFTAFVRNTRHLFPDKVIIAGNVVTGEMVEELLISGADIIKVGIGPGSVCTTRVKTGVGYPQLSAIIECADAAHGLGGQIISDGGCTTPGDIAKAFGAGADFVMLGGMLAGHDESGGKIVKKNGKVFKQFYGMSSATAMEKHVGGVVEYRASEGKTVEVPYKGPVETTLQDILGGLRSTCTYVGASRLKELTKRTTFIRVNEQENRVYNS, from the coding sequence ATGAGAATTGAATATGACATTAAGTTAGGCTTTAAAGATGTGATGATAAGACCTAAACGATCTACTTTGAAGAGCCGATCTGAAGTGAGTTTAGAAAGGGAATTTAAATTTTTACACAGCCCTTTAACTTGGTCAGGAATTCCTATCATATCAGCCAACATGGATACTGTGGGGACCTTTGAAATGGCTAAGGCCTTATCTGAAAAAAAAGTATTTACGGCCATACATAAACACTATTCTATTGAAGACTGGAATAGTTTTTTAGAAAGCGCCCCGGAGTCCATAGAGGATTATATAGCTGTAAGCACAGGAACAAGTGAAAACGATACCGAAAAACTAACACGTATTTTTGAGTTACATCCCCATTTAAAATTTATTTGTATTGATGTGGCTAATGGTTATTCAGAGCACTTTACAGCCTTTGTGCGCAATACAAGGCATTTATTTCCAGATAAAGTCATTATTGCTGGAAATGTGGTTACAGGCGAAATGGTAGAAGAACTTTTAATTTCTGGAGCCGATATTATTAAAGTAGGTATTGGACCTGGTTCTGTGTGTACCACAAGAGTTAAAACAGGTGTTGGCTATCCACAACTTTCTGCCATTATAGAATGTGCTGATGCGGCTCATGGTTTAGGCGGACAAATTATTAGTGATGGTGGTTGTACAACGCCGGGCGATATTGCTAAAGCTTTTGGTGCTGGTGCCGATTTTGTAATGCTTGGAGGTATGCTGGCAGGACATGATGAAAGTGGTGGTAAAATCGTTAAAAAAAACGGCAAAGTATTTAAACAATTTTACGGTATGAGTTCGGCTACTGCCATGGAAAAACATGTAGGCGGCGTTGTTGAGTATAGAGCGAGTGAAGGAAAAACGGTTGAAGTACCCTACAAAGGACCGGTGGAAACCACACTTCAAGACATTTTAGGCGGTTTACGTAGTACCTGTACTTATGTGGGCGCTTCCAGGCTAAAAGAACTCACCAAACGCACTACTTTTATTCGAGTTAACGAACAGGAAAACCGTGTATATAACAGTTAA
- a CDS encoding histidine kinase dimerization/phospho-acceptor domain-containing protein — translation MYIESAAGILFVLAVIQVFGLQYFFKNQLKNDVINSNLKLRVNELKRNLDTAETIAGQKSIYLANMSYEIRTPLKTVLGMLNLLKQKYLESDQIAQLEIAEYSSLHILQLVNMIADNAVVERGNIKLNIEAVDLKADLIKLFKVFEFQAFEKSLGFKPILS, via the coding sequence ATGTATATTGAAAGTGCTGCTGGTATTTTATTTGTTCTTGCTGTTATTCAAGTATTCGGACTTCAATATTTTTTTAAAAATCAGCTTAAAAATGATGTGATTAATTCAAACTTAAAGCTTCGAGTGAATGAGTTAAAACGAAATTTAGACACTGCAGAAACAATTGCCGGTCAAAAGTCCATTTATTTGGCAAACATGAGTTACGAAATTCGCACCCCATTAAAAACGGTTCTGGGTATGTTAAACCTGCTGAAACAAAAGTATTTAGAATCCGATCAAATCGCACAATTAGAAATTGCCGAATATTCATCATTACATATTTTGCAATTGGTGAATATGATTGCAGATAATGCCGTTGTAGAGCGGGGTAATATTAAATTGAATATTGAGGCCGTTGATTTAAAAGCAGATTTGATAAAACTTTTTAAAGTTTTTGAGTTTCAGGCCTTCGAGAAAAGTTTAGGTTTCAAACCAATCCTGTCCTAA
- a CDS encoding IS4 family transposase → MTNITLFSQIISKLDRSSFSKLVKAKGTDKHQKGFNSWTHLVSMLFCQFAKSQSVRDISNGLRSATGNLNHLGIQKAPSKSTISYQNKHRDWTLYRDYYYVLLKSFGQHPHLKRVKFKIKSKIFLLDSTTISLCLSLFDWAKYKTHKGAVKMHTLLDYDGNLPHYVNISDGKTADNKGAYDIPLISRSVIVADRFYNDFSLLNVWDSNQVFFVIRHKENIQFKSIKEKELPENRHHHVLKDEIIELTGAKSKTKYPKKLRRIAVWDDKNKQEIELITNQMSWTANTISQLYKARWDIEIFFRDIKQQLHIKSFIGTSENAVMIQIWTALITILILKALKANAKYNWYLSNLVAFIRLNLFVKVDLQKWIDSPFNEQPPPKQNYTQGVLF, encoded by the coding sequence ATGACAAATATAACATTGTTCTCTCAGATAATCTCCAAATTAGACCGTTCTAGTTTTTCTAAACTTGTAAAAGCCAAGGGAACAGATAAACATCAAAAAGGATTTAATAGTTGGACACATTTAGTCTCCATGTTGTTTTGTCAATTTGCAAAAAGTCAATCCGTCCGAGATATAAGTAATGGACTTCGCTCTGCCACAGGAAACCTTAATCATTTAGGCATACAGAAAGCACCTTCTAAATCAACGATAAGCTATCAAAACAAACATCGAGACTGGACGCTTTATCGAGATTACTACTATGTTCTTTTAAAAAGTTTTGGACAGCACCCTCACTTAAAACGTGTTAAATTCAAAATTAAATCCAAGATATTTCTATTAGATTCTACAACGATAAGTCTATGTTTAAGTCTCTTTGATTGGGCAAAATACAAAACCCACAAAGGAGCTGTAAAAATGCACACCTTGCTTGATTATGATGGTAATTTACCGCACTATGTAAATATTAGCGATGGTAAAACAGCAGATAATAAAGGAGCTTACGATATTCCTTTGATTAGCCGTTCGGTTATTGTCGCAGATCGATTTTATAATGATTTTTCGTTACTTAACGTTTGGGACAGCAACCAAGTGTTTTTTGTAATTAGGCACAAAGAAAACATCCAATTTAAGAGTATTAAAGAAAAAGAATTGCCAGAAAATAGACATCATCATGTTTTAAAAGATGAAATCATTGAGCTAACAGGGGCTAAATCAAAAACAAAATACCCAAAGAAGCTACGTAGAATAGCTGTATGGGACGATAAAAATAAGCAGGAAATAGAACTTATTACCAACCAAATGTCTTGGACAGCAAACACAATTAGCCAACTCTACAAAGCTAGATGGGATATTGAGATATTCTTTAGAGACATCAAACAACAGCTACATATTAAATCGTTTATAGGAACTTCTGAAAATGCTGTAATGATACAAATATGGACGGCTCTTATTACTATACTCATCCTAAAAGCCTTAAAAGCAAATGCAAAATATAATTGGTACTTGTCCAATTTAGTAGCTTTTATAAGACTTAACCTTTTTGTCAAAGTGGATTTGCAAAAATGGATTGATAGCCCTTTTAACGAGCAGCCTCCCCCCAAACAAAATTATACACAAGGGGTTCTTTTTTGA
- a CDS encoding response regulator produces the protein MDAIGFKYKFLAEKDSKFLVLADSAKIQQVLTNLINNAIKFTNSGTITVTVDQTEGTDESLFLTFYIKDTGAGMRPEEVKYLFNNKNDLSQSNLLRDYRGGGIGLAASHHLVELMGGELKIESKENEGSAFYFSLQLTKSLNIQNDTEEKSPEIINRLNVLIAEDNRNNQKVIKALLERQGADFTFVKNGLEAVELYKILDFDLIFMDIYMPDMDGYEATRRIKATDKYKQNLTPIIAVSASAFEEDILKAKQAEIDDFLAKPIEVAKLKEILVSYSKS, from the coding sequence TTGGACGCTATTGGTTTCAAATATAAATTTTTAGCCGAAAAAGATAGTAAGTTTCTAGTTTTAGCAGATTCAGCAAAAATTCAACAAGTATTAACAAACTTAATCAATAACGCTATTAAGTTTACAAATTCTGGTACTATCACGGTTACGGTCGATCAAACAGAAGGTACAGACGAAAGCTTGTTTTTAACTTTTTACATTAAAGATACCGGTGCAGGCATGAGACCTGAAGAGGTTAAATATCTATTTAATAATAAAAATGATTTATCACAGTCTAACTTATTAAGAGATTATAGAGGTGGGGGTATAGGCCTTGCAGCATCGCACCATCTGGTTGAGTTAATGGGTGGCGAACTAAAAATTGAAAGCAAAGAAAATGAGGGTTCTGCGTTTTATTTCAGTTTACAACTTACAAAGTCTCTAAATATCCAAAATGATACAGAAGAGAAATCGCCCGAGATAATCAATAGGCTAAATGTTTTAATTGCGGAAGATAATAGAAACAACCAAAAAGTTATAAAAGCCCTATTAGAGCGCCAAGGTGCCGATTTTACTTTTGTTAAAAATGGTTTAGAAGCAGTAGAACTCTATAAAATTTTAGATTTTGATTTAATTTTTATGGATATCTATATGCCAGATATGGATGGTTATGAAGCAACAAGACGCATCAAAGCAACCGATAAGTATAAACAAAATCTTACGCCTATAATAGCCGTATCTGCAAGTGCTTTTGAAGAAGATATCCTAAAAGCCAAACAAGCTGAAATTGATGATTTTCTTGCTAAGCCTATTGAAGTGGCTAAACTCAAAGAAATTTTAGTAAGCTATTCTAAATCGTGA
- a CDS encoding RidA family protein encodes MKTIITTPHAPAPIGPYNQAVLTGNTLYTSGQIAIHPTSGNLVLDDIESETKQVMSNIKAILTQANMSFDHVIKATIFISNMDDFQKINTIYGSYFDDATAPARETVQVARLPKDVNVEISVIAVK; translated from the coding sequence ATGAAAACAATTATCACGACGCCTCATGCTCCGGCTCCTATAGGCCCTTATAACCAAGCTGTTTTAACAGGTAATACCCTATACACATCTGGCCAAATTGCGATTCATCCAACTTCTGGCAACCTTGTTTTAGACGATATTGAATCTGAAACCAAACAGGTTATGAGCAATATCAAGGCCATTTTAACTCAGGCAAACATGAGCTTTGATCATGTTATAAAGGCTACTATTTTTATAAGTAATATGGATGATTTTCAAAAAATAAACACCATTTACGGCAGCTATTTTGATGATGCCACGGCGCCTGCGCGAGAAACTGTTCAAGTGGCGCGTTTACCAAAAGACGTGAATGTTGAGATTAGCGTGATTGCTGTAAAGTAA
- a CDS encoding putative LPS assembly protein LptD, translating into MRTNNFKILFTLSFTVFINTFSFAQDIPRQGRKIDRKVIEPVFRDTLVVSKDSLNAKEISKKTQDSTITDSIKPKKDFLEHRVNYHAEDYSKFNHKEHKLYLYNQAKIVYGDMNITAGDITIDYVKNTVYAKGITDSLGDYTQKPVFTQGSNVVEPDSILFNTKSKKALIYNSKTEQGEGTVISKITKKENDSVYFVKDAKYTTAQDLEDPDYYIKLRKAKIVPGKKIVTGLANIFIYDVPTPVGLPFGFFPQSDKQTSGVIIPTFGEQNDRGYFLQNGGYYFAISDYIDLTVLGDYYTNGSYALRMESSYAKRYRYRGNFGFRYENLIISERGFPDYANSTIYNLRWSHSQDSKANPSSRFSASVNLGSSQYYQISNNQVNVSNRLNNTLSSSISYSKTFQGEPQVNYSVTATHTQNSQTEKINMTLPTFQGSIGRMYPFASKSGSKKGIIQNINLQYNLRAENRIETTDSLFFKKEMFDEARAGFQHTVPLTTNFKLFKHFSFSAGTSYNEVWTFKTINKYYDPIEEEEVVETVNGFDSFRTYNFSTSMGTTVYGMFNFEKEGQDRKIKAIRHVMRPSVSYNINPDFDQYYDTYEVVDADGNTSADVEYNRFENSIFGQPNKTFSSAVGLSLSNNFEAKVRDKDSTATEAKKVVLLNNLNFSTSYNVAGDSLKWSPLRMTGGTQLFKNQLSINFGATMDPYALDNNNKRIEKFNIENGGSLFRLTSGNLTASWSLSNKGKGAAEKGLNDKNLEENLRGGGRDDDLFGVSEDFATQQKGEVDDNKEKEPEAFYHHKIPWSLRLAYAVNYSNAQRQNEISSHSLMFSGDIQLTDKWTIGASSGYDFKNLGFTPTQLRFERDLLSWRMNFSWTPFGDYKSWNFFIGIKSSILKDLKYEKRRQQDLRL; encoded by the coding sequence TTGCGTACAAACAACTTTAAAATACTTTTTACACTAAGTTTTACAGTGTTTATAAACACGTTTAGCTTCGCTCAAGACATTCCTAGACAGGGAAGAAAAATAGACCGAAAGGTCATTGAACCTGTCTTTCGTGATACGCTTGTTGTATCAAAAGACAGTCTGAACGCTAAAGAAATTTCTAAAAAAACTCAAGATTCCACAATAACCGATTCTATTAAACCAAAAAAAGATTTTTTAGAGCATAGGGTTAATTATCACGCCGAAGATTACTCCAAATTTAATCACAAAGAGCATAAGCTATATTTATATAATCAAGCTAAAATTGTTTACGGTGATATGAACATTACCGCTGGTGACATCACGATCGATTATGTTAAAAATACCGTTTACGCCAAAGGCATCACAGATTCCTTAGGAGATTACACACAAAAACCAGTGTTTACACAAGGCTCCAATGTGGTAGAGCCTGATTCTATTCTCTTTAATACAAAATCTAAAAAAGCTCTTATTTACAATTCCAAAACAGAGCAAGGAGAAGGCACGGTCATATCAAAAATCACTAAAAAAGAAAACGACTCGGTATATTTTGTAAAAGATGCTAAATACACTACGGCTCAAGACTTAGAAGACCCTGATTATTACATAAAATTAAGAAAAGCTAAAATTGTTCCAGGCAAAAAAATTGTAACTGGATTAGCGAACATATTTATATATGATGTTCCCACTCCTGTAGGTTTACCATTTGGATTTTTTCCACAAAGTGATAAACAAACTTCCGGGGTTATTATTCCTACTTTTGGAGAACAAAACGACCGTGGTTATTTTTTACAGAATGGTGGTTATTATTTTGCTATAAGTGATTATATCGATTTAACCGTACTGGGAGATTACTATACGAACGGAAGTTATGCCTTGAGGATGGAAAGCAGTTATGCTAAACGTTACCGTTACCGAGGTAATTTTGGTTTCCGATACGAGAACCTCATTATTAGTGAGCGTGGTTTTCCCGATTATGCGAATAGCACCATTTACAACTTAAGATGGTCTCACAGTCAGGATTCCAAGGCGAATCCGAGTTCGCGATTTTCTGCCTCGGTTAACTTAGGTAGTAGCCAGTACTATCAAATTTCGAACAACCAAGTTAATGTGAGTAACCGCTTAAACAATACCTTGTCCTCTTCGATTTCATACTCCAAAACTTTTCAAGGAGAACCTCAGGTTAATTATAGTGTAACGGCCACCCATACACAAAACTCACAAACTGAAAAAATTAACATGACCTTACCTACTTTTCAAGGAAGTATAGGTAGAATGTACCCATTTGCATCAAAATCGGGTTCCAAAAAAGGGATCATTCAAAATATCAATTTACAATATAACTTAAGAGCCGAAAATAGAATTGAAACAACCGACTCGCTATTCTTTAAAAAAGAAATGTTTGATGAAGCCAGAGCAGGGTTTCAACACACCGTTCCATTAACGACTAACTTCAAATTATTTAAACATTTTAGCTTCAGTGCAGGAACCAGTTATAACGAGGTTTGGACTTTTAAAACTATAAACAAATATTACGATCCTATTGAGGAAGAGGAAGTTGTTGAAACGGTAAATGGTTTTGATTCCTTTAGAACTTACAATTTTAGTACCAGTATGGGAACAACGGTTTATGGGATGTTTAACTTTGAAAAGGAAGGCCAAGACCGTAAAATAAAAGCCATTAGGCATGTTATGAGGCCTTCGGTTAGTTATAATATTAATCCGGACTTCGATCAATATTACGACACTTATGAAGTGGTTGATGCCGATGGAAATACTAGTGCTGATGTGGAATACAACCGTTTTGAAAACAGTATTTTTGGTCAGCCAAACAAAACGTTCTCCAGTGCCGTTGGGCTTTCGTTGTCGAACAATTTTGAAGCTAAAGTTCGCGATAAAGACAGTACGGCCACCGAGGCTAAAAAAGTAGTTTTATTAAATAACTTAAACTTTTCAACGTCCTATAATGTCGCGGGTGATTCCCTGAAATGGAGTCCTTTGCGTATGACAGGTGGTACACAGCTGTTTAAAAACCAACTTAGCATTAACTTTGGAGCCACTATGGATCCCTATGCTTTAGATAATAACAATAAACGAATTGAAAAGTTTAACATTGAAAATGGCGGGAGTTTATTTAGACTTACTAGCGGAAATTTAACTGCAAGTTGGTCACTTTCAAACAAGGGAAAAGGTGCTGCCGAAAAAGGATTAAACGACAAGAATCTTGAAGAAAACTTGCGTGGTGGCGGCCGTGACGATGATTTATTTGGGGTTTCTGAAGATTTTGCGACACAGCAAAAGGGGGAAGTTGATGATAATAAAGAGAAAGAACCCGAAGCATTCTATCATCATAAAATACCATGGAGTTTAAGACTGGCTTATGCGGTGAACTACTCGAATGCGCAAAGGCAAAATGAAATATCATCACATTCATTAATGTTTTCTGGAGATATTCAATTAACCGATAAATGGACTATTGGAGCCTCTTCTGGTTACGACTTTAAAAATCTTGGTTTCACCCCAACCCAGCTACGTTTTGAACGTGATTTATTAAGTTGGCGTATGAATTTTAGTTGGACACCTTTTGGTGATTACAAATCCTGGAATTTCTTTATCGGTATAAAATCTAGTATACTAAAAGATCTGAAATACGAAAAACGAAGACAGCAAGACCTAAGATTATAA
- a CDS encoding N-acetylmuramoyl-L-alanine amidase family protein, with protein sequence MKTYKILHFVLTIVVLTGAINVNGFNDLPKKKFVVVLDAGHGGHDPGNMGNGFKEKEIALNVVLRVGKMLEKNPGIEVIYTRKSDKFIDLFVRGKIANEANADLFVSVHCNAHGSTAHGTETFVLGTHRNNTNFEVAKRENSVIFMEEDYQKNYAGFDPNSPESVMSILLSQEEYLDQSIMLASLIQNAFTNNLKRKNRGVKQAGFIVLHQTVMPSVLVETGFLSYKKEGAYLNSSKGQQQISQAIYDAILEYKNTLDSSVQGYMPLDNAITVKETSEALKTIEPQTMASNVVFKVQIAASSKLIESQPYNFNGLQGVSGLKAGNLYKYYYGNTSSYEEVKRLEQEAKSKGYPSSFIVAFKDGIKTPLSEALKSVTN encoded by the coding sequence ATGAAAACGTATAAAATATTACATTTCGTATTAACAATAGTAGTATTAACAGGTGCCATAAATGTTAATGGTTTTAACGACCTTCCTAAAAAGAAGTTTGTTGTCGTTTTAGATGCTGGGCATGGAGGTCATGATCCTGGTAATATGGGTAATGGCTTTAAAGAAAAAGAAATCGCATTAAATGTGGTTTTAAGAGTAGGTAAAATGCTCGAAAAAAATCCGGGTATTGAAGTGATTTATACAAGGAAGAGCGATAAGTTTATCGATTTATTTGTTCGAGGTAAAATTGCCAATGAAGCTAATGCCGATCTTTTTGTGTCTGTTCATTGTAACGCGCACGGTTCAACTGCACACGGAACCGAAACTTTTGTGTTAGGGACCCATAGAAACAATACGAATTTTGAAGTGGCTAAACGGGAAAACTCCGTGATTTTTATGGAGGAAGATTATCAAAAAAATTATGCAGGCTTCGATCCAAATTCGCCAGAATCGGTAATGAGCATTCTTTTAAGCCAGGAAGAGTATCTCGACCAAAGTATCATGTTAGCGAGTCTTATTCAAAATGCTTTCACCAATAATTTGAAACGTAAAAATCGTGGGGTAAAGCAAGCTGGATTTATCGTGTTACATCAAACGGTTATGCCAAGTGTATTGGTTGAAACTGGATTTTTAAGTTACAAAAAGGAAGGGGCTTATTTAAATTCTTCTAAAGGACAACAGCAAATCTCTCAGGCTATATATGATGCCATTTTAGAGTATAAAAATACTTTAGATAGCAGTGTGCAAGGGTATATGCCTTTAGATAATGCCATTACGGTAAAGGAAACTTCAGAAGCCCTTAAAACTATCGAACCCCAAACTATGGCTTCAAACGTTGTTTTTAAAGTCCAAATAGCTGCCAGTTCTAAACTTATAGAAAGTCAGCCCTATAATTTTAATGGGCTGCAGGGTGTTTCAGGATTAAAAGCAGGAAATTTATATAAATATTACTACGGTAATACTTCTAGCTATGAAGAAGTTAAGCGCTTAGAACAAGAGGCTAAATCTAAAGGATACCCTTCTAGTTTTATTGTGGCTTTTAAAGACGGAATTAAAACACCTTTAAGCGAAGCATTAAAATCAGTTACTAATTAG